The window GCACTCAACTCCCCACACTTTCCAAAAAACTCAAATTGGTCTCCGCCTTTTAGTTGTCACCTTCTTAGTTTAAAATTCCGATCATTACTTCTTTACTGCAAAATAATCCAACTATAAACCCTTTAATCTTCGTTAAAAAGAAGTCAACTAACAAATTAATTACTGGGTTTCCAATAAACCAAAGTTTTTattccaaaaataaattaaaaacattatttttgagttttttttttaatcaatggcAGATAGTGGAAAAGGAAGAATTCTTCAATTTGCACCTTTTCAAAGTTCAGTAGATGAAGGGTTTTGGCATAAATTATCATCTTTAAAGCTTAATAAATTGCGCCTTGATGAATCCCCTATTCCTATTACTGGTATgtttcttgaaattcttttttctttcaattgtAAATTATAGAGTTTTTGTAATTGTTagtattatttgtttattttttttttgaagctgTTGAATGTTCTTGGTATTTATAATTACCCTTTTGTGTGGATTCAAGAATGCAGCAGTAATTGTGATTGTCACCTGTTGAGCTCTTTCTTTTTTGGATTTACTGAGTAAAAATTGTATCTTTTTGGGTGAAATTTAAAGTAACTGAATTTTATCTAGTTGTTTGTTGTTTTGGGGTGGAGGAGCTTCAGTttatcgaggacatgaccctagataggaaggtgtggaggagtCAGATTAGAGCAGAAGGATAGTAGGAACGAGTGTGTTAGTGCTAGTAGGAAGGAAGACTTTGTTATCCGTGTTAGTAGCTATACTACTAGTATTATTTCAGCATGTATTACTTGGTGAGtcttgtttatggtattattgggtGTGGTAATTTCAatgaggattcatatagccgacCTCAACTTGTTTGGGTTCGAGgcgtagttgttgttgttgtattaaatgTTTGTAGTATTGATATGAATTGAAGTTGTTGCTTTTTGGGTTTATTTCTCAATCTTTGTTCTGGTGGAATTTAGAGTTACTGAATTTTATCTAATATTAAAGGTTTGCCTTACTGATGGAGTTTGAATTTGTAGCTTTTGGAGTTTATAGTGTTTGTTCCTGCTTGCCTGAATTGTTTTTGTGCAGGTTTTTATGCACCTTGCTCGCATCCTCAAGTATCAAATCACTTGACTCTTCTTGCTGAATCTTTGCCGGCTGAGTCCGACGAGGAACAATCGTCTCTTCTAGCTAGTCAAGGGAACAGAAATAGGTGTCCTGTTCCCAGTATTCTCCTCAATACAAACACGTTAGAAAGTTTCTATGCACTTGATAAGCAAAGCCTACTTAAGGCAGAAGCCAAGAAGGTATAGTAAAATCTTTTTTACACAAATTGCtacttacatgcacaacttttaTGTGTTTAGCCATTTCTGCTAACACCAGGATAGGTTAATATATGACCATAGTGTCAGAAAAGCAATAGCACATCTTGTCTCCTtaatttcatgaatcagttatagcTAATATATGATTACCTTGGTAGATGCACATATTCAGTGAAAGCTCTTCTGCTTTCTGTTGTTACGTAGCTTAATAGCATGTACCATGCATAGCAAGAGGCTGAACTTTAGTGTCATCTCATTGTGATAGTTTTCAATTGTTATTGCAAATCAGGTATGGGATGACATTTACTCAGGCAAAGTTGAGGAGGACGGTTCTGTGCTCTTAAGATTCCTAGTTATATCATTTGCTGACTTGAAAAAATGGAGCTTTCATTATTGGTTTGCGTTCCCTGCTTTGGTGCTTGATCCTCCTGCAACTCTAGTCAATTTGAAGCCAGCTTTGCAGTGCTTCACTTCTGAAGAGGTTCGTTTCTCTTGAATGATCGTTTACTTTGTTCTTTCACAGTTTAGATATATTTATCTCAAATTGGTTGTTTTGGCGAACAGGCTGAATCTCTATCTAGAGCTTGTAATGAGTGGCGCAGCAAGAGCTCCACTGCAGGTAAAAAGTTAACTATCATATAATCTTTAAAGGTCTCGAtctttgacacttctttttttggGACCTGAAGCATTAGTTGACTGCAGATATACCATTCTTTTTGGTGACCATTAGTTCAAATTCGAGTGTTACTCTCAGGAATATAAGGGAGTTGGAAGCCTGCCAAAATAACGGTCAAAAGGTTTGTGTGTTAGTTCTTCATGTCGTTTGGAATCTTAACTAGTATAAATGATGTATGGTCGCCGTGTAAGATTAAACGTGCTGCACTGATTTCATTACAAACGTGCTGCACTGATTTCATTACAAACGTGTGATATTAATGGTACAAggtttttttgaaataaatgactcatttataATTAGCaggttatttttggattttatgaCCCTTGTCATCTTCCAAACAATCCTGGATGGCCACTTCGCAATTATCTTGCCTATATCTGTTCAAGGTGGGGCCTTGGAAAGATTCACTTTTTCTGTTACCGTGAGAACCGTGGTTTTGCAGATCTGGGATTGTCGCTTGTTGGAGAAGCTGAAATATCTCTTTCACAAGGTAGATCTATTGGTAATAGGTTTTGGTTTCCGATTTATGCTTTCCTTTATAAATAGTGAAAGCCATAACGTCTATAACCATGATGAATTTGTTTAGCAGGGGGGAATCATGAGAACATGCCAAATGTTGTGGGATGGGAACTAAACAAAGGAAAGAAGGTTCCGAGGTGCATCAGCCTTGCTAAATCTATGGATCCGACAAGGTATGCATAAACATCTACTGTTGTATTCTATGAATGATTTGATGGTCATTATAGGAATCACTATCATGTTTTTCCAGGTTAGCTGTATCAGCCGCTGATTTGAACTTGAAACTAATGAGATGGCGTACATTGCCGTCATTGAATCTAGAAATTTTGGCTGTCACGAAATGTCTCCTCCTGGGAGCAGGTACACTCGGATGTCAGGTTGCTCGAATGCTTATGGTAAGTGCTCAAGAAAATGGAAGCAATAATTGTGTAAAAATTTTTGGAACTGCTTATCAGACTTTTGTAATTTTGTAGGCATGGGGTGTCCGAAAAATTACATTGGTTGACAGTGGTAAGGTCTCAATGTCTAATCCAATAAGGCAGTCTCTTTATGCGCTTGATGACTGTTTAAATGGTGGCAAATTTAAGGCCGTTGCAGCAGTTGAAAGTCTCAAGCGAATATTTCCAGCAGTGGTATTGGTCCATTACCGAGacctcaaagaattaaaataaaatattaagaagTAAAGTTATTTTCTGATGCATCTTAATTACTTTACAGGAAGCCGAAGGTGTTGTGATGGCTATTCCAATGCCTGGACATTCCGTGTCTAGCCAGGAAGAAAGTAGTATACTGCAGGACTGCAGACATTTGTGTGATTTGATCAACTCACATGATGCAATCTTTCTATTAACTGATACACGGGAAAGTCGGTGGCTTCCTAGTCTACTTTGTGCTAGTGCTAACAAGGTTTAAACACCTTTACTTTACAACAACAGCATACCCAGTGTACACCTTTACATTCTCTTCTGAATTTTCGTTTGGAAATTTTGTTTACTTCTATGTGACTAGTATGTTGCATGTAATGGTGTATTTACATGTACCAGCCAAATTCTTCTTGATAATTACATGCGTCTTTTCTTTGATTCTGCAGATCACTATAACTGCAGCCTTAGGCTTCGATAGTTTTCTAGTTATGCGTCATGGAGCAGGCCCTGCGGGTTCTATACAAAACTCACAACCTGAAACTTTGAACAATGTCTCTGCTGGTATGGTGAACCTCTCCCTTTCTAGTCAAAATGATTCGCAGAGATTGGGGTGTTACTTTTGCAATGATGTGGTTGCGCCAATTGATGTAAGATTCTTATATGAAAGTGATGGTAATTGTTTGACTGAAATATCGCTCAATATGAATCCTATTTGTTCTCTGTGCAGTCAACTGCCAACCGTACCCTAGACCAACAATGTACAGTTACTCGTCCTGGGCTTGCTCCTATTGCATCTGCCCTTGCAGTCGAACTTATGGTTGGAGTTTTGCATCATCCTTCTGGGTAAATCCTTAACTATTTTGTGATTTACGTgcaaattatattttatcccaGCATTTCAATAGTTTCTTATTTAACTATGTTTGCAGAATAAATGCCAAAGCTGAATTTGCAAACTCTAATGATAACGGCTGCACTGAACAACCTCTTGGCATTCTACCTCATCAGATTCGGGGCTCGCTCTCCCAGTTTTCTCAGATGACACTTGTTGGTCATGCTTCAACTTGTTGCACTGCATGTTGCTCCACCGTAAGTTTCATGATTCACGGTCATCCATCTTGAACTGTTATTATACTGTACAATCTGACCATCATTTTTTGCCTGCCCTCTGCTTAACCAGTAACTCCGTCTATATAATCAATATATTCAAAATCGTTCCATAAGATCTTAGTTATTTTGTTGAAACTTCTTATGTTGATACATTTTTCCAACTTATTTAAGAGGACCTAGAAATTTAATTTCCTGTATTAATGTGAGTTCTTAGAAATTTGTGTCACAATGttccataaaattttaaatctgGTTTGGCATGTGACGATTCATTCATCCGTGGTCCTTGCACCACACTGTGTTACATCTTTAACTAACTTAGATTAGATTATGTCTAAgctttaaaagaagaaaaaacatagATTAGGTTATGCCCAACTATGTTGTCGTTGGACTTGGAGCAACGGACAGCTGTTTCCATGTGACCTATTGGTCACGGGTTTGCTCCGTGGAATTAGTCATTGATACTTTGATAGGCTGCCTGCACTACACCGTGAGGATGCAAGCCTCTCCAGACTCTGTGAACCCGAGATGTTTTAATGTCGTCATTGGACACTCAAAAACAGGGAACTATTTCTTGGGTTATGAAGCCGTCCATCTTAAAAGCAAGTAAAATTTGCGCCGTTGAACTGTCTTTCCGCTAATTTTTACAGTTAATGATTACAAACTTAACTCTCGAAAGCATCATTACTTGTTTGCGTATATATGTTTTTAAAACCAATTCACATGAAATTCTTTATGCTCAGGTTGTATCAGAATATCTCACGAAAGGGATGGACTTCATACTACAAGCTATCAATCATCCTACATATCTAGAGGATCTAACTGGACTAACAGAACTCATGAAGTCAGCAGGATCTTACACCCTGGACTGGGATAACGATAGTGAAAATGATGATAACGATGATGATTGTGTAGAGATATAACCTGATTGTAACACAACTTACATTCATTCTTTTGCCATCAATCTGATTGTTTTGTGTTTCGCCTGACCAGATGTTAAGCGTCTCACTTCACACGCGTTTGACAACGAGTTGTCAACCACACTGATTAGGTACCATTATGTTCTGCCATGATAACTCAAATTCTGGTAACCACACTGATGTAGTTTCTTTCTACATGTAAATTCTTTATGGAAAATATGATTTTCTGGTTTAGCCTGCTACTGATTGTGTTGTTATCTGCATTACTTTGCTGTTTTTCCTGTAAGCTATGTGATGCTTTCTTTCCAGGTgtcctattaccctcctgaactcaattttagcgtatttttgtcgcccttttgtgctgacatgacacttttattacataaaatggagcccacatcaaaggtgtcacgtcagctaaaaaggttgactaaaatatgctaaaattgagttcaagagGGTAATAAGACTCTTGTGAAGttgagtgtgtcgtagcaaatttggtcatattcaggggtactagatgctttactctttcttttcttctgtGTAGTTTTTGATTTGTGTTACCTGAGCTGGGGGTTCTTCGGAAATAATTTTTACCTCTGTGAGGTAGGGAAAaggtctacgtacactctaccctcccgaGATCTCACCTTGTGGGACTACATTGGGCATGTTGTTGGTATATATTTCCTTTATGTAGAAAAATACCCTACATTTTGCATTAATGTGCAATAGTATTCAATTTTCCCTTACCTACTTGTGCACTTTATTATTAATATTCTACAACTAACTATACATCAGTGTCACTATAGTAACTGTATGAAAAGTCTGCTcttgaattaaataaaaagaaactttGCATAACATTATTTGGTCAACAATAGACACCAATAATCTATACTATTTGTCTCTGtagaattgttttttttttttttttcaatataaaatacaacaagaATGATTTGCGTAACAGAGGATTGCAGTAGACTGTTGGTGTTGAAGCACCAATTGttttttatagttattattttaCGTTTAGCTACCACTAAAAAAAATTTCTCCTTAAAGAAGTGGTACGATTATTCCAAATATTTTAGTTAGAACAACTATGTATATTAGTTTTGTCCATTCTTATTAATCTGACACAACGAAGATTTTTTTTAgcgatttatttatttatttatatatatatatataggctaCGATAAAACTAATCTAAAAGCCTGTAATTTTCTTCAACAGAAAGATGATCGGTAACAGCCAAgttaattattttctaaaagtttttcaaTGAAAACGTttagatttttttccttttaattcaggaaaaataacataaatatatatcttaacttatcatatttacacaaatctccacccttacaaaataattacaaaaattttaattaattatgtatcttcgttggaagTATCgagggagctaattatgtatccaaaattaaaaaaaaaaaaatgcatcgGAAGGTAATTATGTATCTCtgtaagaaaaaaaatgtattttcgtTGGATTtcttatgtatctcgacagacccaaaaatcaaataaaatatatcgggagttaattatatattttgatagattcaaaattaaattttttgataattatgtagaatactaaaaaaatttatgattaaaCTCTAAACTATCGGGATTTATATCATTTTCAGTTTAATTTGGCATTGACATTTATATCATTTTCAGTTTAATTTGGCATTGACATCAGATTGTACTAATTCAAACAAGCTGAGTCAAATCACAAGTGACAAGTCTATGGTTTTCACGTCtcgtattattattattataaataaccAATAacattgaatttgaaaaagacaTAACGTAAATCACTAAATTGTTTTAAGACTATTCATGTTCACACTTTATAGTACTATATATTAACTAAAGTTTTGACTTTCTTTTGTTAAagtcaatttttttataaataaaaagtcTCTTGAGAAAATGAAATCACTCAATAGTGTATTacaattattaaaagaaattttgACCAAGTAACAATGTCTTTAACCATTCGGGGCGGATGTAACCTAAACTGCATACGTACGAGTTTATCTGAATGCAGACTTTTCAATacgaatataaatatatacaagaaAAATCTAACAATTACTTGATTTTGACTCATAATTTTAATAGTATCACGTAAATATTAAAAGTATATAAAATGGAATCCATCAAATTTTGATCTTGAATTCacacacatttttttttatttatacaccgttcatctctttctcttctgttttaggt of the Capsicum annuum cultivar UCD-10X-F1 chromosome 11, UCD10Xv1.1, whole genome shotgun sequence genome contains:
- the LOC107853981 gene encoding ubiquitin-like modifier-activating enzyme atg7 isoform X1, giving the protein MADSGKGRILQFAPFQSSVDEGFWHKLSSLKLNKLRLDESPIPITGFYAPCSHPQVSNHLTLLAESLPAESDEEQSSLLASQGNRNRCPVPSILLNTNTLESFYALDKQSLLKAEAKKVWDDIYSGKVEEDGSVLLRFLVISFADLKKWSFHYWFAFPALVLDPPATLVNLKPALQCFTSEEAESLSRACNEWRSKSSTADIPFFLVTISSNSSVTLRNIRELEACQNNGQKQVIFGFYDPCHLPNNPGWPLRNYLAYICSRWGLGKIHFFCYRENRGFADLGLSLVGEAEISLSQAGGNHENMPNVVGWELNKGKKVPRCISLAKSMDPTRLAVSAADLNLKLMRWRTLPSLNLEILAVTKCLLLGAGTLGCQVARMLMAWGVRKITLVDSGKVSMSNPIRQSLYALDDCLNGGKFKAVAAVESLKRIFPAVEAEGVVMAIPMPGHSVSSQEESSILQDCRHLCDLINSHDAIFLLTDTRESRWLPSLLCASANKITITAALGFDSFLVMRHGAGPAGSIQNSQPETLNNVSAGMVNLSLSSQNDSQRLGCYFCNDVVAPIDSTANRTLDQQCTVTRPGLAPIASALAVELMVGVLHHPSGINAKAEFANSNDNGCTEQPLGILPHQIRGSLSQFSQMTLVGHASTCCTACCSTVVSEYLTKGMDFILQAINHPTYLEDLTGLTELMKSAGSYTLDWDNDSENDDNDDDCVEI
- the LOC107853981 gene encoding ubiquitin-like modifier-activating enzyme atg7 isoform X3 yields the protein MADSGKGRILQFAPFQSSVDEGFWHKLSSLKLNKLRLDESPIPITGFYAPCSHPQVSNHLTLLAESLPAESDEEQSSLLASQGNRNRCPVPSILLNTNTLESFYALDKQSLLKAEAKKVWDDIYSGKVEEDGSVLLRFLVISFADLKKWSFHYWFAFPALVLDPPATLVNLKPALQCFTSEEAESLSRACNEWRSKSSTADIPFFLVTISSNSSVTLRNIRELEACQNNGQKVIFGFYDPCHLPNNPGWPLRNYLAYICSRWGLGKIHFFCYRENRGFADLGLSLVGEAEISLSQAGGNHENMPNVVGWELNKGKKVPRCISLAKSMDPTRLAVSAADLNLKLMRWRTLPSLNLEILAVTKCLLLGAGTLGCQVARMLMAWGVRKITLVDSGKVSMSNPIRQSLYALDDCLNGGKFKAVAAVESLKRIFPAVEAEGVVMAIPMPGHSVSSQEESSILQDCRHLCDLINSHDAIFLLTDTRESRWLPSLLCASANKITITAALGFDSFLVMRHGAGPAGSIQNSQPETLNNVSAGMVNLSLSSQNDSQRLGCYFCNDVVAPIDSTANRTLDQQCTVTRPGLAPIASALAVELMVGVLHHPSGINAKAEFANSNDNGCTEQPLGILPHQIRGSLSQFSQMTLVGHASTCCTACCSTVVSEYLTKGMDFILQAINHPTYLEDLTGLTELMKSAGSYTLDWDNDSENDDNDDDCVEI
- the LOC107853981 gene encoding ubiquitin-like modifier-activating enzyme atg7 isoform X2; the encoded protein is MADSGKGRILQFAPFQSSVDEGFWHKLSSLKLNKLRLDESPIPITGFYAPCSHPQVSNHLTLLAESLPAESDEEQSSLLASQGNRNRCPVPSILLNTNTLESFYALDKQSLLKAEAKKVWDDIYSGKVEEDGSVLLRFLVISFADLKKWSFHYWFAFPALVLDPPATLVNLKPALQCFTSEEAESLSRACNEWRSKSSTADIPFFLVTISSNSSVTLRNIRELEACQNNGQKQVIFGFYDPCHLPNNPGWPLRNYLAYICSRWGLGKIHFFCYRENRGFADLGLSLVGEAEISLSQGGNHENMPNVVGWELNKGKKVPRCISLAKSMDPTRLAVSAADLNLKLMRWRTLPSLNLEILAVTKCLLLGAGTLGCQVARMLMAWGVRKITLVDSGKVSMSNPIRQSLYALDDCLNGGKFKAVAAVESLKRIFPAVEAEGVVMAIPMPGHSVSSQEESSILQDCRHLCDLINSHDAIFLLTDTRESRWLPSLLCASANKITITAALGFDSFLVMRHGAGPAGSIQNSQPETLNNVSAGMVNLSLSSQNDSQRLGCYFCNDVVAPIDSTANRTLDQQCTVTRPGLAPIASALAVELMVGVLHHPSGINAKAEFANSNDNGCTEQPLGILPHQIRGSLSQFSQMTLVGHASTCCTACCSTVVSEYLTKGMDFILQAINHPTYLEDLTGLTELMKSAGSYTLDWDNDSENDDNDDDCVEI
- the LOC107853981 gene encoding ubiquitin-like modifier-activating enzyme atg7 isoform X4; the protein is MADSGKGRILQFAPFQSSVDEGFWHKLSSLKLNKLRLDESPIPITGFYAPCSHPQVSNHLTLLAESLPAESDEEQSSLLASQGNRNRCPVPSILLNTNTLESFYALDKQSLLKAEAKKVWDDIYSGKVEEDGSVLLRFLVISFADLKKWSFHYWFAFPALVLDPPATLVNLKPALQCFTSEEAESLSRACNEWRSKSSTADIPFFLVTISSNSSVTLRNIRELEACQNNGQKVIFGFYDPCHLPNNPGWPLRNYLAYICSRWGLGKIHFFCYRENRGFADLGLSLVGEAEISLSQGGNHENMPNVVGWELNKGKKVPRCISLAKSMDPTRLAVSAADLNLKLMRWRTLPSLNLEILAVTKCLLLGAGTLGCQVARMLMAWGVRKITLVDSGKVSMSNPIRQSLYALDDCLNGGKFKAVAAVESLKRIFPAVEAEGVVMAIPMPGHSVSSQEESSILQDCRHLCDLINSHDAIFLLTDTRESRWLPSLLCASANKITITAALGFDSFLVMRHGAGPAGSIQNSQPETLNNVSAGMVNLSLSSQNDSQRLGCYFCNDVVAPIDSTANRTLDQQCTVTRPGLAPIASALAVELMVGVLHHPSGINAKAEFANSNDNGCTEQPLGILPHQIRGSLSQFSQMTLVGHASTCCTACCSTVVSEYLTKGMDFILQAINHPTYLEDLTGLTELMKSAGSYTLDWDNDSENDDNDDDCVEI